One Thermococcus eurythermalis DNA segment encodes these proteins:
- a CDS encoding ATP-NAD kinase family protein: MRVGLIVNPIAGMGGKVALKGTDGVVEEAIRRGARPVSPDLVRLFLRELSHYPGARSIVFLTGPGPLGEDYLRELGFKFEVIPLEVRYREVDGVVIPDTGPEHTKALAREMLDKVSLILFAGGDGTARDIVSVVGKKVPILGIPTGVKMYSGVFAVSPEKAVEVLVKFLRGEARLEEREVRDIDEDSFRRDEVRAKTYWTALVPVVENLVQGSKEAVKADESEELEALAEAVAEEILENDGIYFLGSGSTIKRIKDSLGIEGTLLGVDVVEVKDGRARLLVKDATERDLLRFVDGDPKVVVTVVGGANFLFGRGNQQFSAEVLRRIPRENVLVVATPDKVKGPIRVYTGDREVDDKFRGYLRVRVSSWMERLVKVI, translated from the coding sequence ATGCGCGTCGGGCTGATTGTTAACCCCATAGCGGGCATGGGGGGAAAGGTCGCCCTCAAGGGCACCGACGGGGTTGTTGAGGAAGCTATCCGGCGTGGAGCGAGGCCAGTTTCGCCCGACCTCGTCAGGCTCTTTCTGCGGGAGCTGTCCCACTACCCTGGGGCCAGGTCCATAGTTTTTCTCACAGGGCCCGGGCCCCTCGGTGAGGACTACCTGCGGGAGTTAGGCTTTAAGTTTGAGGTCATCCCCCTTGAAGTCCGCTACCGGGAGGTTGATGGAGTTGTAATACCCGACACGGGCCCGGAGCACACAAAGGCGCTGGCCCGTGAGATGCTCGACAAGGTAAGTCTGATACTCTTCGCGGGCGGTGATGGGACTGCAAGGGACATCGTGAGCGTCGTCGGTAAAAAAGTCCCAATCCTGGGGATTCCAACCGGAGTTAAGATGTATTCCGGCGTTTTTGCCGTCTCCCCTGAGAAGGCGGTGGAAGTGCTTGTCAAGTTCCTGCGCGGGGAGGCCAGGCTGGAGGAGCGTGAGGTTAGGGACATAGACGAGGACTCGTTCCGCCGTGATGAGGTCAGGGCAAAGACCTACTGGACTGCCCTCGTCCCGGTCGTGGAGAACCTCGTGCAGGGGAGTAAGGAGGCCGTGAAGGCCGACGAGAGTGAGGAGCTTGAGGCCCTCGCCGAGGCAGTCGCCGAGGAAATTCTTGAGAACGACGGTATCTACTTCCTGGGCTCAGGCTCGACAATAAAGCGCATAAAGGACAGTCTGGGCATAGAGGGAACGCTCCTCGGCGTTGACGTCGTCGAGGTGAAAGACGGCAGGGCGAGGCTCCTTGTCAAAGACGCGACGGAGCGGGACTTGCTGAGGTTCGTGGACGGGGATCCTAAGGTCGTCGTCACCGTCGTGGGCGGTGCGAACTTTCTCTTTGGGCGGGGCAACCAGCAGTTCTCGGCGGAAGTCCTGAGGAGGATTCCCAGAGAGAACGTGCTCGTGGTCGCCACGCCCGACAAGGTTAAGGGGCCCATTAGAGTGTACACCGGGGACAGGGAAGTTGACGACAAGTTCAGGGGCTACCTGAGAGTTCGCGTGAGTTCGTGGATGGAGAGGCTTGTCAAGGTCATTTAG
- a CDS encoding cysteine desulfurase → MRIPEDVRKDIPLTSEVIYFDNTATSLTPKPVIEAMDEYYLKYRANVHRGIHRLSQMATHKYEESRKVVADFLNAKFEEIVFTKNTSESLNLVALGLEGIFKRGDKIVTTPYEHHSDLLPWQRLAKKLGLRLEFIDGDDEGNLDLSDAERKVKGAKLVAVQHVSNALGVIHEVEELGKMAKEEGAIFVVDAAQSAGHMEVDVKKLHADFLGLSGHKGPMGPTGIGVLYISEEFFDAFEPPMIGGGTIEDVDLDGYKLTEPPERFEAGTPNIGGAIGLAAGIRYIEKIGIDKIERQEHKLVKRITEGLDELEVPWYGPRNLKKHAGVVSFNVPGLHPHDVAAILDEHNIMVRSGHHCALPVMKKLGVNGTVRASFHVYNSIEEVETFLGVMEELVRGLR, encoded by the coding sequence ATGAGGATTCCTGAAGACGTAAGAAAGGATATCCCGCTGACGAGCGAGGTGATTTATTTCGACAACACGGCCACTTCGCTCACGCCGAAGCCGGTTATAGAGGCGATGGACGAGTACTACCTCAAGTACCGCGCCAACGTTCATCGCGGCATTCACAGGCTCTCCCAGATGGCGACCCACAAGTACGAGGAGAGCAGAAAGGTAGTTGCCGACTTCCTAAACGCGAAGTTTGAAGAAATAGTCTTCACCAAGAACACGAGCGAGAGCCTCAACCTGGTCGCCCTCGGCCTTGAGGGCATCTTCAAGCGGGGAGACAAGATAGTAACGACCCCCTACGAGCACCACTCGGATTTACTCCCCTGGCAGAGATTAGCTAAAAAGCTCGGGCTGAGGCTTGAGTTCATAGACGGTGACGACGAGGGAAACCTCGATTTAAGTGATGCGGAAAGGAAAGTTAAAGGCGCCAAGCTCGTCGCGGTCCAGCACGTCTCGAACGCCCTCGGAGTTATCCACGAGGTTGAAGAGCTCGGGAAGATGGCAAAGGAAGAGGGGGCGATATTCGTCGTTGACGCCGCCCAGAGCGCCGGCCACATGGAAGTGGACGTGAAAAAGCTCCACGCGGACTTCTTAGGGCTGTCGGGCCACAAGGGGCCGATGGGGCCGACGGGAATAGGCGTCCTCTACATCAGCGAGGAGTTCTTTGACGCCTTCGAGCCGCCCATGATAGGCGGCGGGACGATTGAGGACGTAGACCTCGACGGCTACAAGCTGACCGAGCCTCCTGAGAGGTTTGAAGCAGGTACCCCCAACATAGGCGGTGCGATAGGCCTTGCCGCGGGAATAAGGTACATCGAAAAAATTGGAATAGATAAAATCGAGAGACAGGAGCACAAGCTCGTGAAGCGCATTACCGAGGGCCTTGACGAGCTAGAAGTGCCGTGGTACGGGCCGAGGAACCTGAAGAAGCACGCAGGCGTTGTGAGCTTTAACGTGCCCGGTCTGCACCCGCACGACGTCGCGGCCATACTCGACGAGCACAACATCATGGTTAGGAGCGGCCACCACTGCGCCCTGCCTGTGATGAAGAAGCTGGGCGTGAACGGCACGGTCAGGGCCTCTTTCCACGTCTACAACAGCATCGAAGAGGTCGAGACCTTCCTCGGCGTCATGGAAGAGCTTGTCAGGGGTCTTCGGTGA
- a CDS encoding ATP-binding protein: protein MKVLVSGKGGCGKSTISAMLGKYLAGKGYRVLIIDADESNPGLYRMLGLPKVKTLAEHLGGKKRAKILMAAEGKGELDEELFNWTLDDIPGEILAKKRNLAVLTIGKIEEAEEGCACPYGFLARKLLEGITLKDGEIIIVDTEAGIEHFGRGIDKYVDVVIDVAEPSAESIELSKKIATLSESLGLKHILVLNKALPGVEEELPVKPDVVIPFDQNFILGSLKGREIEPIPQIEELWKKVESSP, encoded by the coding sequence ATGAAGGTTCTCGTAAGCGGTAAGGGCGGCTGCGGGAAGAGCACGATAAGCGCTATGCTCGGCAAGTACCTCGCAGGTAAAGGCTACCGCGTTCTTATCATAGACGCCGACGAGTCCAACCCTGGCCTCTACAGGATGCTTGGTCTTCCGAAAGTGAAAACTTTGGCCGAGCACCTCGGCGGGAAGAAGAGGGCCAAAATCCTCATGGCGGCGGAAGGAAAAGGTGAGCTCGATGAAGAGCTCTTCAACTGGACGCTTGACGATATCCCCGGGGAGATTCTGGCCAAAAAAAGAAACCTCGCCGTCCTGACCATCGGGAAGATTGAAGAGGCCGAGGAAGGCTGTGCCTGCCCCTATGGATTCCTGGCGAGAAAGCTCCTCGAAGGCATAACGCTGAAAGACGGCGAAATCATCATAGTTGACACCGAGGCGGGCATAGAACACTTCGGCAGGGGCATTGATAAGTACGTTGACGTTGTCATTGATGTTGCAGAGCCCTCCGCTGAGTCTATAGAGCTCTCAAAGAAGATAGCCACTCTGAGCGAGAGCCTTGGATTGAAGCACATTTTGGTTCTCAACAAAGCCCTGCCCGGCGTCGAGGAGGAGCTTCCGGTCAAGCCCGATGTTGTCATACCCTTCGACCAGAACTTCATACTCGGGAGCCTGAAGGGCAGGGAGATTGAGCCGATACCGCAGATAGAAGAGCTGTGGAAAAAAGTGGAGAGCTCCCCTTAA
- the hypE gene encoding hydrogenase expression/formation protein HypE, translated as MSEKIKLEHGAGGEIMEELLRDVILKTLTLKSAGGIGLDALDDGATIPFGDKHLVFTIDGHTVKPLFFPGGDIGRLAVSGTVNDLAVMGAKPLALANSMIIGEGLDMEVLEKVLRSMDETAKEVPVPIVTGDTKVVEDPIEMFVITAGVGIAERPISDAGAKVGDVVLVSGTIGDHGIALMSHREGIAFETELKSDVAPIWEVVEAVAKAIGWENIHAMKDPTRAGLSNALNEIARKSNVGILVREADIPVKPEVKAASEMLGISPYDVANEGKVVMVVAKEYAEEALEAMRKTKRGKDAAIIGEVIEEYRGKVLLETGIGGKRFMEPPAGDPVPRIC; from the coding sequence ATGAGCGAAAAGATAAAGCTCGAACACGGGGCCGGCGGAGAAATAATGGAGGAACTCCTCAGGGACGTTATATTGAAAACTCTGACCCTGAAGAGCGCGGGTGGAATAGGGCTGGACGCGCTCGACGACGGGGCGACGATACCATTTGGAGACAAGCACCTTGTGTTTACAATAGACGGCCACACGGTCAAACCGCTCTTCTTCCCGGGTGGAGACATAGGAAGGCTCGCGGTTAGCGGGACGGTGAACGATTTGGCGGTGATGGGCGCGAAGCCTTTAGCCTTAGCAAACTCGATGATTATCGGGGAAGGCCTCGACATGGAAGTCCTTGAGAAGGTTCTCCGCTCGATGGACGAAACCGCCAAAGAAGTTCCCGTTCCAATAGTCACGGGCGACACCAAGGTGGTCGAAGACCCCATAGAGATGTTCGTGATTACCGCAGGGGTTGGAATCGCGGAGAGGCCGATAAGCGACGCTGGAGCGAAGGTCGGCGACGTTGTTCTGGTCAGCGGGACGATAGGCGACCACGGGATAGCGCTGATGAGCCACAGGGAGGGCATAGCCTTCGAAACCGAGCTGAAGAGCGACGTAGCTCCCATATGGGAGGTCGTTGAGGCAGTTGCAAAGGCCATCGGCTGGGAGAACATCCACGCTATGAAAGACCCAACCAGGGCAGGGTTGAGCAACGCTCTCAACGAGATAGCGAGAAAGAGCAACGTCGGAATCCTCGTGAGGGAAGCAGATATACCCGTGAAGCCAGAGGTGAAGGCCGCGAGCGAGATGCTGGGAATCAGTCCCTACGATGTTGCGAACGAGGGCAAGGTCGTCATGGTTGTTGCCAAGGAGTATGCGGAAGAGGCACTTGAAGCAATGAGGAAAACGAAGAGGGGCAAGGACGCGGCGATAATAGGGGAGGTAATAGAAGAATACAGGGGGAAAGTTCTCTTAGAGACTGGAATCGGCGGAAAGCGCTTCATGGAGCCCCCCGCCGGAGACCCCGTGCCGAGGATATGTTAA
- a CDS encoding HEPN domain-containing protein yields MREYAEILRKARKSIEAARTLFENGFYAFALSRAYYSMFYCAEAILMTKNIRVSKHSAVIALLGRDFVKTGEIPHKFFTYLRTAFNLRQTADYSFVVDITEEEARENIRRAEEFLEFTRRYLTSKGFLEG; encoded by the coding sequence ATGAGGGAGTACGCGGAGATACTAAGGAAAGCCAGGAAGAGCATCGAGGCCGCCAGGACACTGTTTGAAAACGGTTTCTACGCCTTTGCACTTTCAAGAGCGTACTACTCTATGTTTTACTGCGCCGAGGCAATTCTTATGACCAAAAACATACGCGTTTCGAAGCATTCTGCGGTCATAGCACTTCTGGGCAGAGATTTCGTCAAGACGGGAGAGATCCCCCACAAGTTTTTCACTTACCTAAGAACCGCATTTAATCTCAGACAGACCGCCGATTACTCCTTTGTTGTGGACATCACCGAGGAGGAGGCGCGCGAAAACATAAGGCGTGCCGAAGAATTCCTCGAATTTACGAGGCGCTATCTAACTTCGAAAGGCTTTCTGGAGGGTTGA
- a CDS encoding nucleotidyltransferase family protein, with protein sequence MATIPREELLNILREVKEKAKEILGDDLVEVILFGSYARGEAREDSDVDVLIIVKRRLTLDEYDRLSEVTEKYLLDRGLVISVIVYPTNAKMEHDPLIQTVHTEGIKI encoded by the coding sequence GTGGCCACGATACCACGAGAGGAACTCCTTAATATCCTTCGGGAGGTTAAGGAAAAAGCCAAAGAAATACTCGGCGATGACTTAGTGGAGGTCATACTCTTCGGCTCCTACGCTAGGGGAGAGGCGAGGGAAGACAGCGACGTTGACGTCCTCATCATAGTCAAGAGGAGGTTGACGCTCGACGAATACGACAGGCTCAGCGAGGTTACTGAAAAGTATCTCCTTGACAGGGGGCTTGTTATTTCGGTTATTGTCTATCCCACAAACGCGAAAATGGAGCACGATCCGCTAATTCAAACGGTTCACACGGAGGGCATCAAGATATGA
- the hypF gene encoding carbamoyltransferase HypF, with translation MKAYRIHVQGIVQAVGFRPFIYRIAHEHNLRGYVKNLSDAGVEIVVEGREGDIEAFIRDIYRKKPPLARIEKIERKEILPQGFDRFYIEKSSKGGSGGDSIIPPDIAICEDCLRELFDPTNKRYMYPFIVCTNCGPRFTIIEDLPYDRENTTMREFPMCDYCESEYRDPLNRRYHAEPVCCPVCGPTYRLYTNDGEEITGDPLRKAAELIDKGYIVAIKGIGGIHLACDATNEEAVAELRRRTFRPQKPFAIMADSLETVKTFAYLSKEEEEELTSYRRPIITLRKREPFPLPENLAPGLHTIGVMLPYAGTHYILFHWSKTKVYVMTSANYPGMPMVKDNDRAFEELKEMADYLLLHNRKILNRADDSVIRFVDGKRAVIRRSRGFVPLPIEIPFNYRGLAVGAELMNAFGVAKNGKVYPSQYIGNTGKVEVLEFMREAIEHFRKILRVKDFDLIIADLHPSYNTTKLAMELANELDVELLQVQHHYAHIASVLAEKNLESAVGIAVDGVGYGTDGNTWGGEVLYLGYEDVERLTHIDYYPLPGGDLASYYPLRALMGILSNIYSVEELEGIITKCCPKAIESLRYGKVEFNVVLTQLAKGINTSYASSTGRVLDALAVLLNVAYRRHYEGEPAMKLESFAMKGKNDLKFEVPVEGELIKVEELFAQILGVLEKAPPADIAYSAHLALARAFAEVAIEKAREFGVKDVTMSGGVAYNELIVKTVRKAVEASGLRFHVTTEVPRGDNGINVGQAFLGGLYLEGYLTKEDLML, from the coding sequence ATGAAGGCTTACCGCATTCACGTTCAAGGCATCGTCCAGGCCGTCGGGTTCAGGCCGTTCATCTATAGAATAGCTCACGAACACAACCTCAGGGGCTACGTCAAGAACCTCAGCGACGCCGGAGTTGAGATAGTAGTCGAGGGAAGGGAAGGGGATATAGAGGCTTTTATCCGTGACATATACCGCAAAAAGCCCCCCCTTGCGAGAATTGAGAAGATTGAGCGAAAGGAGATACTACCACAGGGCTTTGACCGCTTCTACATCGAGAAGAGCTCGAAGGGCGGAAGCGGCGGGGACTCGATAATCCCGCCGGACATAGCGATATGTGAAGACTGTTTAAGAGAGCTCTTCGACCCGACGAACAAGCGCTATATGTACCCCTTCATCGTCTGCACCAACTGCGGACCCAGGTTTACAATCATCGAGGATTTACCCTACGACCGCGAGAACACGACCATGCGTGAGTTCCCGATGTGCGACTACTGCGAGAGCGAGTACAGAGACCCGCTCAACAGGCGCTACCACGCCGAGCCCGTCTGCTGTCCAGTCTGCGGGCCGACCTACCGCCTTTACACAAACGACGGCGAGGAGATAACCGGAGACCCACTCAGGAAGGCGGCGGAGCTGATAGACAAGGGCTACATCGTGGCAATCAAAGGAATAGGTGGAATCCACCTCGCCTGTGATGCCACCAACGAGGAGGCCGTTGCAGAACTCAGGAGGAGAACTTTCAGGCCGCAGAAGCCCTTCGCGATAATGGCGGACTCCCTTGAAACAGTCAAAACCTTCGCCTACCTGAGCAAAGAGGAGGAAGAGGAGCTGACGAGCTACAGGAGGCCAATCATAACGCTCCGCAAGAGGGAGCCCTTCCCCCTCCCAGAGAACCTTGCGCCCGGTCTGCATACCATCGGTGTCATGCTCCCCTATGCGGGAACCCACTACATCCTCTTTCACTGGAGCAAAACGAAGGTCTACGTGATGACCTCGGCAAACTATCCAGGAATGCCCATGGTCAAGGACAACGATAGGGCATTCGAGGAGCTGAAAGAGATGGCAGATTACCTTCTCCTGCACAACAGGAAGATACTCAACAGAGCAGATGACAGCGTGATCCGGTTTGTAGACGGAAAGAGGGCCGTTATAAGGCGCTCCCGCGGTTTCGTCCCGCTCCCGATAGAGATTCCCTTCAACTACCGTGGCCTGGCGGTTGGGGCCGAGCTGATGAATGCCTTCGGAGTGGCCAAGAACGGGAAGGTATACCCAAGCCAGTACATCGGCAACACGGGGAAGGTCGAGGTTCTTGAGTTCATGAGGGAAGCAATAGAGCACTTCAGGAAAATCCTTCGCGTGAAGGACTTCGATTTAATCATAGCCGATCTCCACCCAAGCTACAACACCACGAAGCTCGCCATGGAGCTGGCGAACGAGCTCGACGTGGAGCTGCTCCAAGTTCAGCACCACTACGCCCACATAGCGAGCGTTTTAGCCGAGAAGAACCTTGAGAGCGCCGTTGGAATCGCTGTGGACGGAGTCGGCTATGGAACCGACGGGAACACGTGGGGCGGTGAGGTTCTCTACCTCGGTTATGAGGACGTTGAAAGGCTGACCCACATAGACTACTACCCGCTCCCCGGCGGAGATTTGGCGAGCTACTACCCGCTCAGGGCTTTAATGGGAATTCTGAGCAATATATACAGCGTTGAGGAGCTGGAGGGAATCATAACCAAGTGCTGTCCAAAGGCCATCGAGAGCCTCCGCTACGGAAAGGTTGAGTTCAACGTCGTACTGACCCAGCTGGCGAAGGGCATCAACACGAGCTATGCCTCCTCGACTGGAAGGGTTCTCGACGCCCTGGCAGTCCTGCTAAACGTCGCCTACAGGAGGCACTACGAGGGAGAGCCTGCGATGAAGCTTGAGAGCTTTGCCATGAAGGGCAAGAACGACCTCAAGTTCGAGGTTCCAGTTGAGGGAGAGCTGATAAAAGTTGAAGAGCTCTTTGCACAGATTCTCGGCGTTCTTGAGAAAGCTCCGCCCGCCGACATAGCCTATTCCGCCCACCTCGCCCTTGCGAGGGCCTTCGCAGAGGTCGCGATTGAGAAGGCAAGGGAGTTCGGCGTGAAAGATGTCACCATGAGCGGCGGCGTTGCCTACAACGAGCTCATCGTCAAGACGGTGAGGAAGGCTGTGGAGGCGTCGGGCCTTAGGTTCCACGTCACAACCGAAGTCCCGAGGGGGGACAACGGGATAAACGTTGGCCAAGCATTCCTGGGTGGCCTCTACCTAGAGGGCTACCTTACGAAGGAAGACCTGATGCTGTGA
- the hypD gene encoding hydrogenase formation protein HypD, protein MEGVESVVAPYRDRGIAQKLVEKIKEEAKTLDGEIRIMHVCGTHEDTITRSGIRSLLPENVKVVSGPGCPVCITPVEDIVAMQLIMKKAREEGEEIILTTFGDMYKIPTPMGSFADLKSEGYDVRVVYSIYDAYKMAKENPEKTVVHFSPGFETTTAPTAGMLNAVVNEGLENFKIYSVHRLTPQGIEVLIKQKSRIDALIDAGHVSTIIGVRGWEFLSEKYGIPQVIAGFEPNDVLLAILLLIRMYKEGDARVVNEYKRAVKYEGNVVAQRLIEKFFEVKDAKWRALGILPRTGLEVRKEWEELEIQNFYHVEVPKNLPDLEKGCLCGAVLRGLAMPTDCPHFGKTCTPRSPVGPCMVSYEGTCHIFYKYGALF, encoded by the coding sequence ATGGAAGGCGTTGAATCAGTTGTGGCTCCTTACAGAGACAGGGGAATAGCCCAAAAGCTCGTGGAGAAGATTAAAGAAGAGGCAAAAACCCTCGACGGCGAGATAAGAATAATGCACGTATGCGGGACCCACGAGGACACGATTACCCGCTCAGGAATCCGCTCTCTTTTGCCCGAGAACGTTAAAGTAGTCAGCGGACCCGGCTGTCCGGTCTGCATAACGCCGGTTGAAGACATCGTGGCGATGCAGCTGATTATGAAAAAGGCCCGCGAGGAGGGGGAAGAAATAATTCTCACGACCTTCGGTGACATGTACAAAATCCCCACTCCAATGGGAAGCTTTGCCGACTTGAAGAGCGAGGGCTACGACGTTAGGGTCGTTTACTCAATCTACGACGCCTATAAGATGGCCAAGGAGAACCCGGAGAAAACCGTGGTCCACTTCAGCCCTGGCTTCGAAACGACAACCGCCCCAACGGCGGGAATGCTCAACGCCGTCGTCAACGAGGGCCTTGAGAACTTCAAGATTTATTCCGTGCATCGGCTCACGCCCCAGGGAATAGAGGTCCTCATAAAGCAGAAGAGCAGGATAGACGCGCTTATAGATGCGGGCCACGTCTCGACGATAATAGGCGTCAGGGGCTGGGAGTTCCTGAGCGAGAAATACGGGATTCCGCAGGTCATAGCCGGCTTCGAGCCAAACGATGTTCTTCTAGCAATCCTGCTCCTGATAAGAATGTACAAGGAGGGCGATGCGAGGGTCGTCAACGAATACAAGCGCGCCGTCAAATACGAGGGGAACGTCGTCGCCCAGCGGCTGATTGAGAAGTTCTTTGAGGTCAAAGACGCAAAGTGGCGTGCCCTTGGAATTCTTCCAAGGACAGGGCTGGAGGTAAGAAAGGAGTGGGAGGAGCTCGAAATCCAGAACTTCTACCACGTCGAGGTTCCCAAGAACCTGCCCGACCTTGAGAAAGGCTGTCTCTGCGGTGCCGTGCTGAGGGGTCTGGCAATGCCAACCGACTGCCCTCACTTCGGAAAGACATGCACGCCGAGGAGCCCCGTCGGCCCGTGCATGGTGTCGTACGAGGGGACATGCCACATATTCTACAAGTACGGGGCGTTGTTCTAA
- a CDS encoding HypC/HybG/HupF family hydrogenase formation chaperone: protein MCLATIAKVLEVDREKGTAWVDFGGVKREARIDLMPDVKPGEYVLIHTGFIIERVDEQTAREILSAWEEVFKAEENALGGYYYPGD from the coding sequence ATGTGTTTAGCAACCATCGCGAAGGTTTTGGAAGTTGATAGGGAGAAGGGAACCGCTTGGGTTGACTTCGGAGGAGTTAAGAGGGAGGCGAGGATTGATCTGATGCCCGACGTCAAGCCCGGCGAGTACGTGCTAATTCATACCGGATTCATAATAGAGAGAGTAGACGAGCAAACGGCCAGAGAGATACTGAGTGCCTGGGAGGAGGTCTTCAAAGCCGAGGAAAACGCACTTGGAGGCTACTACTACCCGGGTGATTGA
- a CDS encoding HypC/HybG/HupF family hydrogenase formation chaperone, giving the protein MALMLAGRVVEVKDGKAIVDVDGRLKEARLDFIKDIKPGDYVKIYYGIVLEKISREEAKETLARCSYHRSSKLELTFTVSNRRF; this is encoded by the coding sequence ATGGCCCTGATGCTCGCGGGAAGGGTCGTTGAAGTAAAGGACGGAAAGGCAATAGTGGACGTTGACGGCCGCCTAAAGGAAGCAAGGCTGGACTTCATCAAAGATATAAAACCTGGGGACTACGTGAAGATTTACTACGGCATAGTCCTTGAGAAGATCAGCAGAGAAGAGGCCAAGGAGACCCTCGCGAGGTGCTCTTATCACCGCTCAAGCAAGCTTGAACTGACCTTCACGGTTTCAAACCGGAGGTTTTAG
- a CDS encoding TetR/AcrR family transcriptional regulator, with translation MKSPGKTREKLVSAAMELFAKKGFDKATVDEIVNRAGVAKGTFYLYFKSKDDLIKEIAVDAMPIAAFPSLQDPYVTVSYPTLREFLLALGREFLEFYGKNHRREILFSLLAMRKRSKSLDLLYNESCSELLRTGARRIMVYTKVGFAQALVAFQVFIGSLLHYLHAKECVGFSDEEYLNHLVDVVTSYLKLSAEI, from the coding sequence ATGAAGTCCCCTGGCAAGACCCGCGAGAAACTCGTTTCCGCGGCAATGGAGCTCTTTGCAAAGAAGGGCTTCGATAAGGCCACTGTAGATGAGATAGTGAACCGCGCCGGGGTTGCAAAGGGCACGTTCTACCTCTACTTCAAGAGCAAGGACGACTTAATAAAGGAGATTGCCGTTGATGCTATGCCCATAGCTGCATTTCCCTCTCTCCAAGATCCCTATGTCACTGTTTCGTATCCCACACTCAGGGAATTTCTTCTGGCCCTGGGCAGGGAATTTTTGGAATTCTACGGCAAAAACCACCGCCGTGAGATACTTTTCAGCCTCCTGGCCATGAGAAAACGTAGTAAATCTCTTGACCTGCTTTATAACGAATCATGCTCCGAACTTCTCAGAACCGGAGCCCGCAGGATAATGGTTTACACAAAAGTCGGGTTTGCCCAGGCCCTCGTCGCCTTCCAGGTCTTTATAGGGTCTCTGCTCCACTATCTGCACGCGAAGGAATGCGTTGGTTTCAGTGACGAGGAGTACCTGAACCACTTGGTGGATGTCGTTACATCTTACCTTAAGCTCTCCGCTGAGATATAA